In Kangiella koreensis DSM 16069, a single window of DNA contains:
- a CDS encoding LemA family protein, translated as MGTIITLVIIVALILFVVGIYNKLVNLRNRFKNAYAQIDVQLNRRYDLIPNLVETAKGYMKHERETLEGVINARNTAVSANQAAADHPEDPNAIKNLNQAEGQLTGALGRLFALSENYPDLKANQNMAQLMEELSTTENKIAFARQAYNDAVMQYNTYREQVPNNFIANPFGFQEAELFEVEDEQVREAVKVSFD; from the coding sequence ATGGGTACCATCATCACTTTAGTCATCATCGTTGCGTTAATCCTGTTTGTGGTAGGGATCTACAACAAGCTGGTCAATCTGCGCAATCGCTTCAAAAACGCATACGCGCAAATTGATGTGCAGCTTAACCGCCGTTATGACTTAATCCCCAATCTGGTTGAAACTGCTAAAGGCTATATGAAGCATGAGCGCGAAACGCTAGAAGGCGTTATCAATGCGCGTAATACCGCTGTTTCAGCAAATCAGGCAGCTGCCGATCACCCAGAAGATCCAAATGCCATCAAGAACCTTAATCAGGCAGAAGGTCAACTTACTGGTGCATTAGGCCGTTTATTTGCCTTGTCGGAAAACTACCCAGACCTGAAGGCCAATCAAAACATGGCTCAATTGATGGAAGAGTTAAGTACCACCGAGAACAAAATTGCTTTTGCACGCCAGGCTTATAACGATGCCGTCATGCAATACAACACCTATCGCGAGCAAGTCCCTAATAACTTTATTGCCAATCCATTTGGTTTCCAGGAAGCCGAGTTGTTTGAAGTTGAAGATGAGCAGGTTAGAGAAGCTGTTAAAGTATCTTTTGACTAA
- a CDS encoding M48 family metallopeptidase, with translation MDFFEHQEVARKKTRLLVFYFLMAVILIVAALNFIGFMLIKSQTSPDNPFSISDWFQHSWFYAVTLGTLLLILLGSLFRWLQLSAGGKAVASMVKAREILPDTNDLLERRLLNVVEEMSIASGTSVPTVYVMDEEETINAFVAGLEASDTVLVVTKGALENLTRQELQGVVAHEYSHIFNSDMRINVRLIAILAGILLLGQAGYFVMRYIRYGNIRSSKESGGAVVAVFVIGISLFIIGYIGLFFGRLIKAAISRQREYLADASAVQYARDNEGLAGAFIKIKQQGSLLKNSHAEETSHMCISEPIKLNLNSLASHPPIEKRLTAIMPGWRNLAQQIEEQQLRKMAEQQEQADIELEEEQPQGTDFGFGAIIDTIGQPTTLHQHAAGALLLGLPEIIRQAAHSQHASYKATHLVLALLLSDDHQVSESVLNLIAEKTSQQEADQVLELAQHINNDQRHLRLTILDISIPSLRRLGAKERKEFLSLLREAIHLDSHISEFEYVLYAILQKNLSDTKQPPSNSIKSFNGVANDIQVILSATVHSTGQSDEEKTKLYSKLVQPFVKEPQELLEKTFDAESFHQSLKRLNQLTPMLKKPLIQALEDAVTHDGKVNPREIELLRAIAECLNCPIPPVLEQAQEKLVKDS, from the coding sequence ATGGACTTTTTTGAACATCAAGAAGTAGCCAGGAAGAAAACCCGGCTACTGGTTTTCTACTTTCTGATGGCTGTAATTTTAATCGTTGCAGCCCTCAATTTTATTGGCTTCATGCTAATCAAATCACAAACTTCCCCCGACAATCCTTTCTCAATCAGCGACTGGTTTCAGCATTCATGGTTTTATGCCGTGACTCTTGGCACCCTTTTGTTGATCTTGTTAGGTTCCTTGTTCCGCTGGTTACAACTCAGCGCGGGCGGAAAAGCAGTGGCCTCTATGGTCAAAGCGCGCGAGATCTTGCCGGATACCAATGACCTTTTGGAACGCAGACTGCTCAATGTGGTTGAAGAAATGTCGATCGCCTCTGGCACATCCGTACCCACCGTGTATGTGATGGATGAAGAAGAAACGATTAACGCCTTTGTGGCAGGACTCGAAGCCAGCGACACGGTACTGGTCGTTACCAAAGGCGCTTTGGAAAACCTGACTCGCCAGGAACTGCAAGGCGTGGTCGCTCATGAATACAGCCATATCTTTAATTCCGATATGCGCATCAATGTACGCTTAATCGCGATACTGGCGGGTATTTTGCTACTCGGTCAGGCGGGATATTTTGTCATGCGCTATATCCGTTATGGCAACATCCGTAGCAGCAAAGAAAGCGGCGGTGCTGTGGTAGCGGTATTCGTTATCGGTATATCGCTGTTCATTATTGGCTATATTGGCCTATTCTTTGGTCGCTTAATCAAAGCCGCCATATCACGACAGAGAGAATATCTCGCTGACGCGTCCGCCGTTCAGTATGCACGAGACAATGAAGGTCTGGCTGGCGCTTTTATCAAGATTAAACAGCAAGGGTCATTGCTGAAAAATTCTCATGCTGAAGAAACCAGCCACATGTGTATTTCAGAACCTATCAAGCTCAACTTAAATAGCCTTGCTTCGCACCCACCGATAGAAAAAAGACTCACCGCCATCATGCCAGGCTGGCGCAACCTTGCGCAGCAAATCGAAGAGCAACAACTGCGTAAAATGGCTGAGCAACAAGAGCAAGCAGACATTGAGCTAGAAGAAGAACAACCACAAGGCACAGATTTTGGCTTCGGTGCCATCATTGACACTATCGGGCAACCGACGACCTTGCATCAACATGCCGCTGGCGCTTTATTGTTAGGACTGCCTGAAATTATTCGCCAGGCCGCCCATAGCCAACATGCAAGTTATAAAGCAACACATCTGGTGTTAGCCCTGCTACTTAGCGACGACCATCAAGTATCTGAGTCAGTATTAAATCTAATAGCCGAGAAAACCAGTCAGCAGGAAGCGGATCAGGTTTTAGAATTGGCCCAGCATATCAATAACGATCAACGCCATTTACGGTTAACCATACTGGATATTTCAATTCCAAGCCTGCGTCGACTCGGTGCAAAAGAGCGCAAAGAATTTTTAAGCTTATTACGAGAAGCCATTCATCTGGATAGCCATATTTCAGAATTTGAGTATGTACTCTACGCCATACTGCAAAAGAACCTCAGCGATACCAAACAGCCACCCAGCAACAGCATCAAAAGCTTCAACGGAGTGGCTAACGACATTCAGGTTATCCTTTCCGCAACGGTACACAGCACTGGCCAAAGTGATGAAGAGAAAACAAAACTCTACTCGAAGCTGGTTCAGCCCTTTGTTAAAGAGCCACAAGAACTGCTTGAAAAGACCTTTGATGCCGAATCATTCCACCAGTCTCTAAAGCGCCTCAATCAATTAACACCGATGCTTAAAAAGCCTTTGATTCAAGCTCTCGAAGACGCCGTTACACATGATGGCAAAGTTAATCCTCGTGAAATTGAATTACTGCGCGCCATCGCTGAATGTTTGAACTGCCCCATTCCACCGGTTTTGGAACAGGCGCAGGAGAAATTGGTAAAAGATAGTTAG
- a CDS encoding CYTH and CHAD domain-containing protein, with amino-acid sequence MSIEIEIKLIATPDKISDIKQWVSSRFSEAGGWQDKQLANTYYDTENHKLREMEIGLRIRQDGDKYIQSVKSAGRVVGGLFQRNESEIELPSKELDLQAVVEPYLMILLEEAEEEDGPVKPAFNTDFLRRQIFVTEGESQIEIALDIGSIRYKDIKQDICEVELELKEGEPAALFTLCQELIEKFGLVLDSESKAERGYSLSLKPSPYLRQLRVVELTAKSTAEAAFETIAHKGLGHWQHYIKQMKREVTIDNVMQLNRALMFMQHMYSVFAPMIPRHALSSLRSDWREITKNFAKLLKVAQEINWLNNGKLYGFNYSELEGFEQGLRKAFKRESSQFVEYLKSSSYNLKLLHFSRWLYLKEWRLAFKEGGGQRLKKEIYPFAIRQLQHQLFDIKRHLTGKEELTENDYLAYLPRMYRTLDIGLFFGSLFENKKRKAYRQRWVDLVASIELFKQLEFIRRALKTEDRVDERLERTEKDILDALVTMRTRALEENPYWN; translated from the coding sequence ATGTCGATCGAAATAGAAATAAAACTAATAGCGACGCCCGACAAGATTAGTGATATAAAACAATGGGTTAGTAGTCGGTTCTCAGAGGCTGGTGGTTGGCAGGACAAGCAGCTTGCCAATACTTATTACGACACAGAGAATCACAAACTCAGAGAGATGGAAATCGGGCTCAGAATTCGCCAAGACGGCGATAAATACATCCAATCGGTAAAGTCTGCTGGTCGAGTAGTCGGCGGCCTGTTTCAACGCAACGAATCTGAAATTGAGCTCCCTTCTAAAGAATTAGACTTGCAGGCGGTGGTCGAGCCCTATCTTATGATCTTGCTTGAAGAAGCCGAAGAAGAAGATGGCCCCGTTAAACCAGCCTTCAATACCGATTTTTTAAGACGTCAGATTTTTGTCACCGAAGGTGAAAGTCAGATAGAAATCGCGCTGGATATTGGCTCAATCCGTTATAAAGATATCAAACAAGATATTTGTGAAGTTGAGCTTGAATTGAAAGAAGGTGAGCCAGCCGCTTTATTTACGTTATGCCAGGAATTAATAGAAAAGTTTGGACTAGTGCTGGATAGTGAAAGCAAAGCCGAGCGCGGTTATAGCTTGTCGCTAAAACCATCGCCTTATTTAAGGCAACTTAGAGTCGTAGAACTAACCGCCAAGTCGACTGCTGAAGCCGCTTTTGAAACTATTGCCCATAAAGGACTTGGACATTGGCAACACTACATCAAGCAAATGAAACGCGAAGTGACCATTGATAATGTGATGCAACTCAATCGTGCTTTGATGTTCATGCAACACATGTACTCAGTGTTCGCGCCCATGATACCGCGCCATGCCTTAAGCAGTTTACGAAGTGACTGGAGGGAAATTACTAAAAACTTTGCCAAGCTGTTAAAAGTCGCGCAAGAAATTAACTGGCTCAATAACGGTAAACTGTATGGATTTAACTATTCTGAGTTAGAAGGTTTCGAACAAGGTTTGCGTAAAGCCTTTAAGCGAGAAAGCTCTCAATTTGTCGAATACCTTAAATCGTCTTCATACAACCTGAAACTACTTCATTTCTCACGCTGGTTGTATCTCAAAGAATGGCGACTGGCCTTTAAAGAAGGTGGTGGCCAACGACTGAAAAAAGAAATTTACCCATTTGCCATTCGCCAGCTTCAGCATCAGTTATTTGATATCAAGCGTCATTTAACAGGCAAAGAAGAACTCACCGAAAACGACTACCTGGCTTACCTACCTAGAATGTATCGAACCCTCGATATTGGCTTATTCTTTGGCAGTCTGTTTGAAAACAAAAAACGCAAAGCCTATCGTCAAAGATGGGTTGACCTCGTGGCCAGCATTGAGCTCTTCAAGCAGCTCGAATTTATCCGAAGGGCACTGAAAACAGAAGACCGTGTTGATGAACGCCTCGAACGCACCGAGAAAGATATTCTTGATGCACTGGTCACCATGCGCACCAGAGCGCTGGAAGAAAATCCGTATTGGAATTAG
- a CDS encoding TIGR00153 family protein, with protein sequence MANSILDLFASSPIRPMQDHMAKVHECASELKNFFKATIEGNWEQADQLKTRIRELENEADDLKHDLRMHLPKGLFLPVARTDLLALLSKQDKIANIARDISGLVFGRKMQFPASVNEDLMGLIQRSIDASAQAFKAINELDELLATGFRGREASLVEEMIDQLDMIENDTDDLQRELLFKIFEQENELPPVQVMFMYKVVQQIGDLADSAQSVGSRLEMMIAR encoded by the coding sequence ATGGCTAATTCGATTCTTGATCTTTTTGCATCATCACCTATTCGCCCTATGCAAGACCATATGGCGAAAGTTCATGAGTGTGCCTCTGAACTGAAAAACTTCTTTAAAGCCACTATCGAAGGCAACTGGGAGCAAGCTGATCAGCTTAAAACTCGTATTCGCGAGCTTGAAAATGAAGCGGATGATTTAAAGCACGATTTGCGCATGCACTTGCCGAAAGGCCTTTTCCTTCCGGTAGCGCGTACCGACCTTCTCGCTCTTCTGAGCAAACAAGACAAAATTGCCAATATCGCGCGGGATATATCAGGCTTGGTCTTTGGCCGTAAAATGCAATTCCCAGCTAGCGTTAATGAAGACTTAATGGGGTTGATTCAGCGTTCAATCGACGCATCGGCACAAGCTTTTAAAGCAATCAATGAGTTAGATGAATTATTGGCAACCGGCTTTAGAGGCCGCGAAGCCAGTCTAGTTGAGGAAATGATCGATCAACTGGATATGATTGAAAACGATACAGACGATTTACAACGCGAGTTGTTGTTCAAAATTTTTGAACAGGAAAACGAACTGCCCCCTGTACAGGTCATGTTTATGTATAAGGTAGTACAACAAATCGGTGATTTAGCTGACAGCGCTCAAAGCGTCGGTTCGCGCCTTGAAATGATGATAGCTCGATAA